A part of Aspergillus flavus chromosome 1, complete sequence genomic DNA contains:
- a CDS encoding ubiquitin carboxyl-terminal hydrolase-domain-containing protein — translation MSGIHRFLTRRERNSRDGKKDESSNILSRPLFRGFFSSTQAPVDADEQQKKIKLLERRIAQLGITNLKEEHFGYALQSSHAQGDVDRAFDLLLLLEDSIEGIIRGYTPSTKLLGAENRQGVTCYLDALLFAMFARLDCFEAILYKSFNDEPRRKLVILLRLWVNMLRSGKLITTDITKHLQDALAECGWEDAARLRQQDTSEAFTFITGTLELPLLTLKMDIYHTGKEDASDDHKFVNERLLEVAIPEPHDGSTVTLEDCLESYFNNRIEVKRHLERRNTVGSTKSVDSLSKGSTTHVETVEISPSPSTSPTALSPPRLDEVTPITSVTESSGSNTPKPRRNSIVQERFIPGPEGDGNVTSQRRGSYRKEVMMPAWQFFSLIPWYTDNTPTNDAQVAAHFSSKRPLLGMCLKRYFMSPNGKATRLNTFIDIPTEIGLPHFIQDDNLDEEGPIYGNFKLSLQAMICHRGNSVDSGHYIAIVRGTSAGAPPTSSHSSETAFSDTPQYWMRFDDLAAERVTLVDIERALKHESPYLLFYQILPVNEDAAAVNLPDTAPSSEMSDDVQELDTSAIAQKLSTSGSDLPESCRAEGLRSNRPSFEITAPDDTEFLTLEPNHRKHSVAFSDAVESNASGGLQVRTVPPTSPRLAPKDDDRGRNSFSFSRHTSRNRRSTPGSRAGSQTSESRISATFSRFTGRRSRDKVNSDGFSTEDDEFAVENMPPGEGAMSTSSESNEKSPTRGKESTKNKGKSKEKSREKIGRKLERECSIM, via the exons ATGAGCGGCATTCACAGGTTTCTTACTAGGCGCGAGCGAAATAGCAgagatggaaagaaggacGAG TCTTCAAACATTCTTTCTCGTCCCCTTTTCCGTGGCTTCTTTTCGTCGACCCAAGCGCCAGTAGATGCAGACgagcaacagaagaag ATCAAGCTCCTTGAGCGTCGCATTGCGCAGCTCGGTATCACCAATCTTAAAGAGGAACACTTCGGCTATGCCCTACAATCATCACATGCCCAAGGAGATGTAGACAGAGCGTTTGACTTGCTGCTACTTCTTGAGGACTCTATAGAAGGAATCATAAGGGGATATACGCCAAGTACGAAGCTCCTGGGAGCAGAGAACCGTCAAGGCGTCACCTGTTATTTAGACGCACTTCTTTTTGCGATGTTTGCTCGTTTAGATTGCTTCGAGGCTATTCTATACAAATCCTTCAATGACGAGCCTCGTCGAAAACTTGTCATACTGTTAAGGCTCTGGGTCAACATGCTGCGGTCAGGAAAACTTATAACAACGGATATT ACCAAACACCTGCAGGATGCACTAGCTGAATGTGGCTGGGAAGATGCTGCCAGGTTACGCCAGCAGGATACGTCGGAAGCATTCACGTTTATTACAGGAACGCTGGAGTTGCCCCTCCTTACATTAAAAATGGACATCTATCatacaggaaaagaagatgcGAGCGATGACCACAAGTTTGTTAATGAAAGGTTATTAGAGGTTGCGATACCGGAGCCTCATGATGGAAGCACTGTCACACTCGAAGATTGTTTGGAGTCGTACTTCAACAATCGAATAGAAGTGAAACGACACCTTGAACGGCGTAACACTGTGGGATCCACTAAATCAGTAGACTCACTATCGAAGGGCTCCACGACGCACGTCGAGACAGTGGAAATTAGCCCATCCCCTTCGACATCCCCAACAGCCCTATCACCTCCTCGACTGGATGAAGTGACCCCAATTACATCAGTCACAGAATCAAGTGGCTCAAACACACCTAAGCCCAGACGAAACAGCATCGTCCAAGAACGCTTTATTCCTGGCCCAGAAGGCGATGGAAACGTGACATCTCAACGGAGAGGTTCATATCGGAAAGAAGTCATGATGCCCGCATGGCAGTTCTTTAGTTTGATAC CTTGGTATACGGATAATACACCGACCAATGATGCACAGGTCGCAGCACATTTTTCGTCAAAACGACCATTACTCGGCATGTGCCTAAAGCGTTATTTTATGTCACCAAACGGTAAAGCCACCCGACTTAATACCTTCATTGATATACCAACAGAGATTGGACTACCCCATTTTATCCAAGATGATAATTTGGATGAAGAGGGTCCGATATACGGGAATTTCAAGCTGTCCTTACAGGCAATGATTTGCCATAGAGGCAACTCTGTTGACTCAGGACATTACATTGCTATTGTCAGGGGCACCAGTGCTGGTGCTCCCCCGACTAGCTCTCATAGCTCGGAGACAGCTTTTTCGGACACTCCCCAATATTGGATGCGATTCGATGACCTGGCCGCGGAGCGTGTGACTTTAGTTGATATCGAACGAGCTCTGAAGCACGAGTCGCcgtatcttctattttacCAAATCCTGCCGGTCAATGAAGATGCCGCGGCAGTCAACCTCCCAGACACGGCGCCTTCATCTGAAATGTCGGATGATGTTCAGGAATTAGATACTTCAGCAATAGCCCAGAAGTTAAGCACCTCGGGCAGTGATCTTCCTGAGAGTTGCCGTGCTGAGGGACTCCGCTCGAACAGGCCGAGCTTTGAGATCACCGCTCCGGATGATACAGAATTCCTAACACTGGAACCAAATCACAGAAAACATAGTGTGGCCTTCTCCGACGCAGTTGAGTCAAATGCCTCTGGAGGGCTTCAGGTACGAACTGTTCCACCGACGTCACCGAGGCTTGCCCCGAAAGACGATGATAGAGGGAGGAACTCCTTTTCGTTCTCTCGGCATACCTCAAGAAACCGGAGAAGCACGCCGGGCAGCCGTGCAGGAAGCCAAACGAGCGAAAGCAGAATTAGTGCTACATTTTCACGTTTTACTGGTAGACGCAGCAGGGATAAAGTCAATAGCGATGGCTTCTCGACTGAGGACGATGAGTTTGCCGTTGAGAATATGCCACCAGGCGAGGGGGCTATGTCAACAAGCAGTGAAAGCAACGAGAAAAGCCCTACACGCGGAAAGGAAAGCACCAAGAATAAAGGGAAGTCCAAGGAGAAGTCTAGGGAGAAGATTGGGCGAAAGCTGGAGCGGGAGTGCTCAATAATGTGA